One genomic window of Metopolophium dirhodum isolate CAU chromosome 4, ASM1992520v1, whole genome shotgun sequence includes the following:
- the LOC132942978 gene encoding reversion-inducing cysteine-rich protein with Kazal motifs, which produces MIRQTPDHGIIMLVVYLLLVLCAGRLIDAEKAKCCGRVTGNCRRACEQLAVLQEYPKDKIAGRITDFYNQCSSKNVRHVEWCMSSSAQDTEIKWLDAARKCCDVARSDSCQLSCLDQNSGSRSVHKNCQDETDFFNCLQHQQVKDTCCGDKTDAVQCQIACEKFLANTPSINRHAANQEILDLCSADRRDARSAATATTSVELHRRCTRNTTARRPSSDGHKYLHCCKLAADTQCEQACQDSLRRKFDSDVEAVESLEGRGCGSPSLDDRFWQCFLQSERAEQKDTSAPAPMSQIEKLGMDSVKLHCCDKATIAGCRKLCLKTFTNEWSSSWNDFNSECLSHPNEDQLLKCLDDVEEPCDLGCDGLNYCTVFNNRPTELFRSCSPQTDDAAHYDVTLWRQRGTITLFNYELPLKNITKCLPDSWKAVACILQIRPCTRQSHVNKICRDDCLELLSTCLDWTNSAPGLSANALCARLSPNSGPCVPLGAFAELGAPRPPPPRLQTELQHAAVEDLPEVTTPCKRNPCAPGSVCLVNRGCRIGRGCKPYRCVAGCKAGEVSHFLLPEDSYARIPTFNGQKGCVKVCLCTKRGIEKCQQVPCSQIQSCWLVGKPIDHGSTFEMDCNTCNCFAGEITCTKKHCEPATVNGVSRYRHTGLPCNCAPHHVPVCGSNGNTYPNSCLAKCAGLSDVDLKFGTCWNDDPCAGDNACRSDERCVPARQVCLSMLKKSCVQYKCVSEKTSCEDAPKGIVCDTDDGEHSNLCHLLRSGKTLAYSGPCLVGCNSTGRVCGVDGNTYPSECAAFAESTSVDYPGPCASSGFIGHNGRPYCAAKGAVDCPKLPHQGCLGITPPGACCPKCAGALQILFSQKQVDRVMHTLKRPSVNALNTKSVLRALDRHVLVAECVVRGHLTMYQDLLVLVESTVRNPTRLQLEACIRESEKLSTLVETSSPRVMIDLSLSTLISASPVHEMVTDGDASDAATTFDLRTHVAATITSLILTLLIR; this is translated from the exons GTCCGACACGTTGAATGGTGTATGTCGTCTTCGGCTCAAG ATACCGAGATAAAGTGGCTGGACGCGGCTAGGAAGTGCTGTGACGTGGCCAGGTCGGACAGCTGCCAACTGTCCTGTTTGGACCAGAACTCTGGGTCCCGGTCGGTGCACAAGAACTGCCAAGACGAAACGGATTTCTTCAATTGCCTGCAACATCAACAG GTCAAAGATACGTGTTGCGGTGACAAAACGGACGCCGTGCAGTGTCAAATCGCGTGCGAGAAATTCCTGGCCAACACGCCGTCCATCAACCGACACGCGGCCAACCAGGAAATCCTCGACCTGTGCTCGGCCGACCGACGGGACGCGCGttccgccgccaccgccaccacaTCGGTCGAGCTGCACCGCCGGTGTACCCGAAATACGACTGCCAGACGACCGTCATCAGACGGACACAAAT ACTTGCACTGTTGCAAGTTGGCCGCGGACACGCAGTGCGAACAAGCCTGTCAGGATAGTCTGCGCAGAAAATTCGACTCAGACGTAGAGGCAGTCGAGAGTTTGGAGGGCAGAGGATGCGGATCACCGTCGTTGGAC GACCGGTTTTGGCAATGTTTCTTGCAAAGCGAACGGGCTGAGCAGAAAGATACGTCGGCGCCGGCACCGATGTCACAAATAGAGAAACTCGGCATGGACAGCGTGAAACTGCACTGTTGTGATAAAGCCACGATAGCGGGATGCCGCAAGCTTTGCTTAAAGACGTTCACTAACGAATGGTCTTCGTCGTGGAACGACTTCAACTCCGAATGTTTGTCGCATCCCAACGAAGATCAATTGCTCAAGTGTTTGGACGACG TCGAAGAACCGTGCGATCTGGGCTGCGACGGACTGAACTACTGTACGGTGTTCAACAACAGGCCTACGGAGCTGTTCCGGAGTTGTTCGCCGCAGACGGACGACGCTGCCCACTACGACGTGACGCTGTGGCGTCAGCGCGGCACCATCACGCTGTTCAACTACGAGCTGCCGCTGAAGAACATCACAAAGTGCTTGCCCGATAGCTGGAAGGCCGTCGCCTGCATACTGCAGATACGACCGTGCACCAGGCAATCTCACGTCAACAAAATTTGTAG GGACGACTGTCTGGAGCTATTGAGCACGTGCCTGGACTGGACGAACTCGGCGCCAGGGCTGTCGGCGAACGCCCTTTGCGCACGGCTGTCACCCAACTCCGGGCCTTGCGTGCCGCTCGGAGCTTTCGCGGAACTCGGGGCACcccggccgccgccgccgcgactACAGACGGAACTACAGCACGCGGCGGTAGAAGACTTACCGGAGGTGACCACCCCGTGCAAGCGGAACCCTTGCGCACCGGGCTCGGTGTGCCTGGTCAACCGCGGTTGCAGGATCGGCCGCGGGTGCAAGCCGTACCGATGCGTGGCCGGGTGCAAGGCGGGCGAGGTGTCGCACTTCCTCTTGCCGGAAGACTCGTACGCCCGCATACCAACGTTCAACGGGCAAAAGGGATGCGTCAAGGTCTGCCTGTGCACCAAGCGGGGCATCGAAAAGTGCCAGCAGGTGCCCTGCTCGCAGATACAGTCCTGTTGGCTAGTCGGCAAGCCGATCG ACCACGGATCCACGTTCGAGATGGACTGCAACACGTGCAACTGCTTCGCCGGCGAGATCACTTGCACGAAGAAACACTGCGAACCCGCGACGGTAAACGGCGTGTCCCGGTACAGGCACACCGGACTGCCGTGCAACTGTGCCCCACACCACGTGCCCGTCTGTGGTTCTAACGGCAACACGTACCCCAACTCGTGTTTGGCCAA GTGTGCCGGCCTGTCGGACGTGGACCTCAAGTTCGGCACGTGCTGGAACGATGATCCGTGCGCCGGCGACAACGCTTGTCGTTCGGACGAGAGGTGCGTGCCCGCCCGTCAGGTGTGCTTGTCCATGTTGAAGAAGTCTTGCGTCCAATACAAATGTG ttTCAGAGAAGACATCGTGCGAGGACGCACCTAAAGGCATAGTGTGCGACACGGACGACGGCGAACACTCAAACCTGTGCCACCTGTTGCGGTCTGGGAAAACGCTAGCATACAGCGGTCCGTGCCTG GTGGGATGCAACTCGACGGGACGCGTTTGCGGCGTGGACGGCAACACTTATCCGTCTGAGTGCGCGGCCTTTGCGGAATCAACGAGCGTCGACTACCCGGGACCGTGTGCGTCTTCCGGGTTCATCGGGCACAACGGTCGTCCCTACTGCGCGGCTAAGGGTGCGGTAGACTGTCCGAAACTGCCCCACCAAGGATGTCTGGGCATCACGCCACCGGGGGCCTGCTGTCCCAAGTGCGCCGGAGCTCTGCAAATACTCTTCAG TCAAAAACAAGTCGACCGAGTGATGCATACGCTGAAAAGGCCATCGGTGAACGCGTTGAACACGAAGTCTGTTCTCCGGGCTTTAGACAGGCACGTGCTTGTGGCCGAGTGCGTGGTCCGTGGCCACCTGACCATGTACCAGGACCTACTGGTGCTCGTCGAGTCCACCGTCCGTAACCCGACCAGGCTCCAACTTGAGGCGTGCATCAGAGAGTCGGAGAAGTTGTCCACGCTAGTGGAGACGTCCAGTCCCAGGGTCATGATTGACCTGAGTCTCAGCACGCTCATCTCTGCCAGTCCAGTGCACGAGATGGTCACCGACGGCGATGCCAGCGATGCCGCCACCACCTTCGATCTTCGGACCCACGTCGCCGCCACAATCACGTCGCTGATTCTGACACTGCTCATtcgttaa